The following are encoded together in the Osmia lignaria lignaria isolate PbOS001 chromosome 6, iyOsmLign1, whole genome shotgun sequence genome:
- the LOC117607742 gene encoding signal-induced proliferation-associated 1-like protein 2 isoform X5: MIASLPIHSGGGGGGGSGGPSNRVGRGLALHRSNSSLELPHSPDPGSRVPETPLRREYGSHGSIDVVAAQSVTVGENLFAMLQDLRPSASDQRNSVGVDYLRRVPDGQTVDADEVCGPTAGSSPKLRLKLNRLWGAKPPRAMEESCSSPVLSADVEERHRRRAFAHYDCQSLTANLGYAAKLRGILLARRRNTATGASAASSFRASTPDETPEEDVGDGKGNELLESCPFFRNETGGEGEREVGLTRCSQGNGVHRPFLAYGVAVLEPAPGETSWKYTCPLQKRPLPIESVDEGAHYYRRYFLGREHQNWFGMDEQLGPVAISIRKDANQYRIIVRTSELLTLRGSVPEEALGIRPQGRLPTRELLELVAPEVQLGCLRLGTAAAEEALARLDEQGLSNRYKVGVLYCRSGQRTEEEMYNNQHAGPAFLEFLDAIGQRIRLRGFEGYKAGLDTRTDSTGTHAVAATHRGAEVTFHVSTMLPFTPNNRQQLLRKRHIGNDIVTIVFQEPGALPFSPRRIRSQFQHVFIVVRAVDPCSENTQYSVAVSRSKEVPVFGPPVPPGATFAKGKTFAEFILAKVINAENAAHRSEKFATMATRTRQEYLKDLATNYSSTTIVDTGQKFSMLPFSSKKKTAVRPRLSCDASQRGAICWQVILEDSNQNTDCYLGISIDTVVLIEEHSRQIVFVTACASVLGWHAQTNSLRLYYHQGECITIHVRGDYGDRDELMEIVARLRAVTQGAPATELSLKRNSLGQLGFHVQPDGVVTQVESMGLSWQAGLRQGSRLVEICKVAVSTLSHDQMVDLLKTSAQVTVTVIPPNNDGNPRRGCSLQNCQYLSSSYEGDYENVTSPDNTPTQQTAMSHQRRYERSFSPPRSSNSSGYGTGSSSRSFNDPRFPMEGTMTSSSSGHSSTDDRWYELLEPQDQENGHRADGTPPPPLPARQSYQIVTPKSSQKKDKESHYASSKQFSENLKHHGHDHYAKESNYVSSKTIQENNARHDNYQRQLDNVHRNQDHVTSNYVKLQKEKYEMKQENLYASQRELHKNDVHHIGHQKLNASNSLPLAQNAAYSLPKSNSNNNLGRCNEYEQSKFEYEGKADRSPKYEMQDEKMMDNRTAVNKYEQDIRVHDKRPINYEYPEEVYERRNSKYEMEIAKYEIECQHGINERKHVDNGEQTRESIRYELPHEFKVGEKVTCLKTTITERPVPHKINVEYRQTKDFAANSLPPEVRIPDANCSEATTLPSEDELSNGSGSVSPRLRRAGKHRGGNLTPSSGSSRNQSPRPKPGVRNSHRNSANLTSSTLQEDLMKLINPDYIADDGQLINNNNTTGNVMISNQNPNKINNNMLEIQNRCRSRENLCGGSGNALTVLPANGQENGNGGSEVILTMARPATVISNASTASSPAPSENKLSKEERLSPRVTKPPHSISKAPTNLTSIKDTKNHNDSDVDCWQNHHVDGRSKQHGQDWSDDRLIDGCNTIANSVSDLQSHLSTLELRVARETRRRLSLEDEVRRLRDENRRLQDESHAAAQQLRRFTEWFFQTIDHQ; the protein is encoded by the exons ATGATCGCGAGCCTACCGATACACAGCGGCGGTGGAGGCGGCGGTGGCAGCGGAGGGCCAAGTAACCGGGTGGGTCGTGGATTGGCCCTTCACAGGTCCAATTCCAGCCTGGAGCTTCCTCACAGTCCGGACCCTGGTTCTCGAGTGCCAGAAACTCCCCTAAGGCGGGAGTATGGATCTCACG GAAGCATCGACGTGGTAGCCGCTCAGTCAGTGACGGTTGGCGAGAACTTGTTCGCGATGCTCCAAGACCTGAGACCATCGGCATCGGATCAGCGAAATTCGGTCGGCGTGGATTACCTGAGGCGCGTTCCAGACGGACAAACGGTCGACGCGGACGAGGTTTGCGGGCCGACCGCCGGCTCCAGTCCAAAACTACGATTGAAATTGAACAGACTGTGGGGCGCGAAACCGCCACGGGCCATGGAGGAAAGCTGTAGCAGCCCCGTGTTGTCGGCCGATGTCGAGGAGAGGCACAGAAGGCGAGCGTTCGCTCATTACGACTGCCAATCGCTCACAGCGAATCTCGGTTACGCGGCGAAACTGAGGGGTATCCTGCTGGCTAGGAGAAGAAACACCGCGACCGGAGCTTCTGCCGCGAGCTCCTTCAGGGCATCCACCCCAGACGAGACGCCCGAGGAGGATGTCGGGGATGGAAAAG GTAACGAGTTGTTAGAATCGTGTCCGTTCTTCCGAAACGAAACCGGCGGCGAAGGAGAGCGAGAAGTCGGTCTAACTCGATGCTCCCAAGGCAACGGTGTTCACAGACCGTTCTTGGCGTACGGCGTCGCGGTTTTGGAACCGGCACCTGGAGAAACCAGCTGGAAGTACACTTGTCCGTTGCAGAAACGACCTCTCCCGATCGAGAGCGTCGACGAGGGCGCTCACTATTACAGGAGATACTTTCTCG GCCGGGAACATCAAAACTGGTTCGGTATGGACGAACAATTGGGTCCGGTCGCTATCAGTATTCGAAAGGACGCGAACCAATACAGGATAATAGTTCGTACTTCGGAACTGTTGACTCTTCGTGGTTCGGTACCGGAGGAAGCTCTAGGAATAAGGCCTCAGGGTAGACTACCGACCAGAGAACTGTTGGAACTTGTAGCGCCAGAGGTGCAATTGGGCTGTCTCAGGTTGGGCACCGCCGCGGCCGAAGAAGCTCTGGCTAGATTGGACGAACAGGGACTCTCCAATAGGTACAAAGTTGGCGTCCTCTACTGTAGATCCGGGCAAAGAACCGAGGAAGAAATGTACAACAATCAGCACGCCGGACCAGCTTTCCTCGAGTTTCTCGACGCTATCG GCCAAAGAATAAGACTGCGAGGATTCGAAGGTTACAAAGCTGGCCTGGATACGAGAACCGACTCGACGGGTACGCATGCGGTCGCGGCGACCCATCGAGGAGCGGAAGTAACGTTTCACGTGTCCACCATGCTACCCTTTACACCGAACAATCGGCAACAGCTGTTGAGGAAGAGGCACATCGGAAACGACATAGTCACGATAGTTTTTCAG GAACCCGGCGCGTTACCCTTCAGCCCGCGAAGGATACGTTCGCAATTCCAACACGTGTTCATCGTGGTCAGAGCCGTTGATCCGTGTTCCGAGAATACTCAATACAGCGTGGCGGTGTCCAGGAGCAAGGAAGTGCCCGTTTTCGGGCCACCTGTTCCACCGGGTGCCACGTTCGCCAAGGGAAAGACTTTTGCCGAATTTATTCTGGCTAAGGTGATCAATGCCGAAAATGCTGCGCATAGATCGGAAAAATTTGCCACGATGGCGACCAGAACCAGGCAAGAGTATTTGAAAGATCTTGCGACAAACTACTCGTCCACTACGATCGTGGATACAGGGCAGAAATTTT CCATGCTGCCGTTCAGCAGCAAAAAGAAAACGGCCGTACGACCGAGACTATCTTGCGACGCCTCGCAACGCGGCGCTATATGCTGGCAAGTGATACTGGAGGACAGCAATCAGAACACCGACTGTTACCTTGGGATCAGCATAGACACGGTCGTTCTAATCGAAGAACATTCCAGACAAATTGTGTTTGTTACTGCCTGCGCGAGCGTACTCGGATGGCACGCCCAAACGAACAG TTTGAGATTATACTATCATCAAGGGGAATGCATTACGATTCACGTGCGCGGCGATTACGGGGACAGAGACGAACTGATGGAAATAGTGGCGCGATTGAGAGCGGTGACTCAAGGGGCGCCCGCTACGGAATTGTCTTTGAAAAGAAACAGCTTGGGGCAATTAGGTTTTCACGTGCAACCGGACGGAGTGGTTACGCAGGTGGAAAGCATGGGCCTCTCTTGGCAAGCGGGATTGAGGCAAGGCTCTAGGCTGGTTGAAATTTGCAAGGTAGCAGTATCCACCTTGAGCCACGATCAAATGGTTGATCTGTTGAAAACGAGCGCACAAGTCACGGTCACTGTCATACCGCCGAATAACGATGGTAATCCTAGAAG AGGTTGTTCCCTGCAAAATTGTCAGTATTTATCGAGCAGCTACGAGGGAGACTACGAGAACGTAACTAGTCCGGACAATACGCCGACTCAGCAGACAGCCATGTCCCACCAGAGGAGATACGAGCGATCTTTCAGTCCACCGAGATCGAGCAACAGTTCTGGCTACGGAACCGGATCTAGCTCCAGGTCGTTCAACGATCCACGCTTCCCTATGGAGGGCACCATGACCAGCAGCAGTAGCGGACACAGTAGCACCGACGATCGCTG GTACGAACTGCTAGAACCTCAAGATCAAGAGAACGGACATCGCGCGGACGGTACTCCTCCACCGCCTCTTCCAGCCAGACAATCTTATCAAATAGTGACTCCCAAGTCCTCTCAAAAAAAGGACAAAGAGTCTCACTACGCGAGCAGCAAACAGTTCTCCGAGAATTTGAAACATCACGGTCATGATCACTACGCGAAGGAGAGTAATTACGTATCCTCGAAAACGATACAAGAGAACAACGCCAGGCACGATAATTATCAAAGACAATTGGATAACGTTCATCGAAACCAAGATCACGTCACATCCAACTACGTGAAACTTCAAAAGGAAAAGTACGAGATGAAGCAGGAAAACTTGTACGCCTCCCAGAGGGAGCTCCATAAAAACGATGTCCATCACATTGGTCATCAGAAATTGAACGCATCGAACTCGTTACCGTTGGCTCAAAACGCGGCTTACAGTCTTCCAAAGTCGAACAGTAACAACAATCTGGGTAGATGCAACGAGTACGAACAATCGAAATTCGAGTACGAAGGAAAAGCGGATAGAAGTCCGAAATACGAAATGCAGGATGAAAAAATGATGGACAACAGGACGGCGGTGAATAAGTACGAGCAGGATATTCGAGTGCACGATAAGAGACCGATAAACTACGAGTATCCCGAGGAGGTGTACGAAAGGAGAAACAGTAAGTACGAGATGGAAATCGCAAAATACGAGATCGAATGTCAACACGGGATCAACGAAAGGAAACACGTTGACAACGGTGAACAAACACGCGAATCTATTAGATACGAACTCCCGCACGAGTTTAAAGTCGGCGAGAAGGTAACCTGCTTGAAGACCACCATCACCGAAAGACCAGTGCCTCACAAGATAAACGTGGAATATCGACAAACGAAAGATTTCGCCGCCAACAGCTTACCGCCAGAGGTGAGAATTCCCGACGCTAATTGCTCGGAAGCGACCACTCTACCGAGCGAGGATGAATTATCGAACGGTTCCGGAAGCGTGTCGCCTCGATTGAGAAGAGCCGGCAAACATCGCGGCGGAAATCTTACTCCTTCGAGTGGAAGCTCGAGGAATCAGAGTCCGAGACCGAAGCCAGGTGTTCGTAATTCTCACAGGAACTCGGCGAATCTAACGTCCAGCACGCTTCAAGAAGACCTAATGAAGCTGATCAATCCCGATTACATCGCGGACGATGGTCAATTAATAAACAACAACAACACGACCGGGAACGTAATGATCAGCAATCAAAATCCGAACAAGATCAACAACAATATGCTCGAGATTCAAAACCGATGTAGATCGAGAGAGAATTTGTGCGGCGGCAGCGGCAACGCCCTCACCGTTTTGCCCGCGAACGGACAGGAGAACGGAAACGGTGGATCGGAAGTGATCCTCACGATGGCCAGACCGGCAACGGTCATCTCCAATGCGAGCACAGCGTCTAGTCCCGCGCCGAGCGAAAACAAATTATCGAAGGAAGAAAG ATTATCGCCACGCGTTACCAAACCTCCTCATTCGATTTCCAAAGCACCGACCAACCTGACGTCCATCAAAGACACGAAAAATCACAACGACTCGGACGTGGACTGTTGGCAAAATCATCACGTGGACGGTAGATCGAAACAGCACGGTCAAGACTGGTCTGACGATAGATTAATCGATGGCTGCAATACCATCGC AAATTCTGTCTCGGATCTGCAATCTCACTTGTCCACCCTCGAGTTGAGGGTAGCCAGAGAAACGCGTCGAAGGCTGTCCTTGGAAGACGAAGTACGTCGTCTGAGGGACGAGAATCGTCGTCTACAGGACGAAAGCCACGCGGCTGCCCAACAACTTAGACGCTTCACCGAATGGTTTTTTCAAACTATAGATCACCAATAA